One genomic segment of Suricata suricatta isolate VVHF042 chromosome 16, meerkat_22Aug2017_6uvM2_HiC, whole genome shotgun sequence includes these proteins:
- the SLC7A6OS gene encoding probable RNA polymerase II nuclear localization protein SLC7A6OS: MEAGRTAVLRVKRKRSAEPVEALVLSCKRLRSGAVESAAHPPEDVERGLENNVFQLVATVRSQEEPVQALVRAALRPSRGSQQRIRRELRASAQESRQEGRYRVISSRRSSGIPSGSPESEDALGNPKATEDASFQLFDLVHEEGDAETAAAAAAAVSSKTSDPEVILCNSIELIRERLAVSEDGPRIGHQEEQKDDYVYDIYYLEMATPGWIENILSVQPYSQEWELVNDDQQPEDIYEDDDDENSESNWRNEYPEEDSDGDEDSRDSDEYGSFSEEERGNSRPQMWSKYPLDVQKEFGYDSPDDLDSD; this comes from the exons ATGGAGGCCGGCAGGACTGCAGTGCTTCGCGTGAAGCGGAAGCGCAGCGCAGAGCCTGTCGAagctcttgttctctcttgtaAACGCCTGCGGAGCGGCGCAGTCGAGTCGGCGGCCCATCCTCCCGAGGATGTGGAAAGAGGACTGGAGAATAATGTCTTCCAGTTGGTGGCCACCGTGCGCTCCCAG GAGGAGCCAGTCCAGGCGCTCGTTCGAGCCGCCCTCCGGCCTTCCCGGGGCAGCCAGCAGCGTATCCGCCGAGAACTCCGCGCTTCGGCTCAGGAGAGCCGACAGGAAGGCCGCTACAGGGTGATCTCTAGCCGCCGATCCTCAGGAATTCCGTCGGGTAGCCCAGAGTCCGAAGACGCGCTGGGAAACCCAAAAGCCACGGAGGACGCAAGCTTCCAGCTGTTCGACCTAGTTCACGAGGAAGGAGACGCAGAgactgccgccgccgccgccgccgcagtcTCCTCCAAA ACCTCTGACCCAGAAGTGATCCTCTGCAATTCCATAGAGTTGATCCGTGAGCGGTTGGCTGTATCTGAGGATGGACCAAGAATTGGACACCAGGAGGAACAGAAGGATGACTATGTATATGACATTTACTACTTGGAGATGGCCACTCCAGGATGGATTGAGAACATCCTCTCCGTGCAGCCCTACAGCCAGGAGTGGGAACTG GTGAATGATGACCAGCAACCAGAAGACATttatgaagatgatgatgatgagaacAGTGAGAGTAACTGGCGCAATGAGTACCCAGAAGAGGACAGTGATGGAGATGAAGATTCCAGAG ACTCTGATGAATACGGCAGCTTCAGTGAAGAGGAAAGGGGCAACAGCAGACCACAGATGTGGAGCAAATACCCTTTGGATGTGCAGAAGGAGTTTGGCTATGACAGCCCCGATGACCTGGATTCAGACTGA